Proteins from a genomic interval of Methanoplanus endosymbiosus:
- the ltrA gene encoding group II intron reverse transcriptase/maturase, whose product MKEGKLMKVCHSMTQNCEKHTDRDLAQQWNSIDWYKVRSTVNRLQIRIAKATKEENWNLVKRLSYLLTHSRSAKLLAIRIVTQNRGKRTPGIDGEIWNSASAKMQAVLSLTDKNYCAKPLRRIYILKPGKKTKRPISIPTMYDRAMQALYGLALQPIAETTADPRSFGFRLFRSAQDASEYAFTCLGRKTSSTWILEGDIKGCFDNINHEWLKEHIPMDKSILTQFLKSGFVFDNSLFSTDRGTPQGGLISPILANMTLDGIEHILNVRFPKMKMHFIRYADDFLVIIPTAETANEAKEIIREFLAIKGLELSEEKTVITNINDGFDFLGYNFRKYKGKLLIKPSKKSIKLITDKIRDKTRKARAWSQDELIKVLNPTIRGWVNYHRHNSAKETFQKLDSYLWTVTWKWGKRRHSNKGHKWIASKYWHVEGKRNWVFKTEENTLIQFSENSIRRHSYPKLNANPYLDRKYFLERKERMRRQTPWVQTNLFYFAVPPKNG is encoded by the coding sequence ATGAAGGAAGGTAAACTTATGAAAGTATGTCATTCAATGACGCAGAATTGCGAGAAGCATACTGACAGAGATCTTGCCCAGCAATGGAATTCTATTGACTGGTATAAAGTAAGATCTACTGTTAATCGGCTACAGATCCGGATTGCAAAGGCAACGAAAGAAGAAAATTGGAACTTGGTGAAACGTCTTTCTTACCTGTTAACTCATTCAAGGTCAGCAAAATTACTGGCCATACGAATTGTTACACAGAACAGAGGTAAGCGTACACCCGGAATAGATGGAGAAATCTGGAACTCAGCATCGGCAAAGATGCAGGCAGTTCTGAGCCTCACAGACAAAAATTACTGTGCAAAACCATTACGACGTATTTATATCCTCAAACCAGGTAAGAAAACAAAACGACCTATCTCAATTCCAACCATGTATGACCGGGCAATGCAGGCACTTTATGGATTGGCACTTCAGCCAATCGCAGAAACAACAGCAGATCCCCGCTCCTTTGGATTTAGACTCTTCAGATCAGCACAAGATGCATCAGAATATGCATTCACATGTTTAGGAAGAAAAACGTCATCTACATGGATTCTGGAAGGTGATATCAAGGGATGTTTTGATAATATCAACCACGAGTGGCTTAAGGAACACATACCTATGGATAAATCAATCCTCACACAGTTCCTAAAATCGGGATTTGTATTTGATAATTCTCTCTTTTCCACAGACAGAGGTACTCCACAGGGAGGCCTAATATCTCCAATCCTTGCAAACATGACACTTGATGGAATAGAGCACATTCTTAATGTACGATTCCCCAAGATGAAAATGCATTTCATTCGCTATGCAGATGACTTTTTAGTTATCATACCTACAGCGGAGACTGCGAATGAAGCAAAGGAGATAATAAGAGAATTCCTCGCAATAAAAGGCTTGGAATTATCGGAAGAGAAAACAGTGATTACTAATATCAATGATGGCTTTGACTTTTTAGGGTATAATTTCAGGAAATATAAAGGAAAACTCCTTATCAAGCCCTCTAAGAAATCAATCAAGTTAATCACAGACAAAATCAGGGACAAAACCAGAAAAGCAAGAGCATGGTCCCAGGATGAATTGATAAAGGTATTAAATCCAACAATACGGGGCTGGGTAAACTACCATCGCCATAATTCAGCCAAGGAGACTTTCCAGAAATTAGATAGTTATCTTTGGACAGTAACTTGGAAATGGGGAAAACGTCGGCACTCTAATAAAGGTCATAAATGGATAGCAAGTAAATATTGGCATGTAGAAGGTAAAAGGAACTGGGTTTTCAAAACAGAAGAGAATACTTTAATACAATTCTCGGAAAACTCTATCCGTAGACATTCCTATCCAAAGTTGAATGCAAATCCATATCTTGACAGGAAGTATTTCCTCGAAAGAAAGGAACGCATGAGAAGACAAACACCTTGGGTTCAAACCAATTTATTTTATTTCGCTGTGCCGCCCAAAAACGGGTAG
- a CDS encoding ATP-binding protein, translated as MPVINSVITVTTAFCLISAFITCGLGFFVYAQKPASTVHRLFLAVMLSATYWATGEFFIWQAESLQEVTIWLKFSSFWPITIALASHFILAFTGRLPHDKKKRRIILTACIYAPALILSIIGIFTECLFTAGYDPLAGYIYLPTQNNIICPIEIFYTTFIMLWALYVGFISWRRAVPEKTRRQNRLLFAGIITVVFFGALSGAVLPLFSIHTPNLVFFGLVIFSIIIIYTIQRYGLFTLSPETAVPEIMKTMPDGLILADQNGIIVAANKSATKIFPSLKEPAAGRSVSSLITDEEYLTISNILAEKGEISDFEIRITEKNHRYVSIAGSVVRDRNSIPSGTVLIIRDITHRKASETALRVANDKLSMLSRLTRHDIGNLVTALSGYLSILEGRIKSPEEKHYLSQATVIVDKIMLHLEFSRKYQAIGSKKPQWEKLRQIINSAKESLKQDNIEINVNISDIEMYADPLLEKVVYNLLENAVRHGDKITEITITTEEQKDGSLVLKFEDDGTGIPEEEKEKIFSYGYGRNTGFGLAFARELLSVTGIGITERGLSGKGASFEIQVPPDAWRKTGG; from the coding sequence ATGCCGGTTATAAATTCTGTCATAACAGTTACCACAGCATTCTGCCTGATATCGGCATTTATTACCTGTGGTCTTGGTTTTTTTGTCTATGCCCAAAAACCCGCGTCCACAGTGCACCGTCTCTTTCTTGCAGTAATGCTTTCAGCAACATACTGGGCAACGGGCGAATTTTTCATATGGCAGGCAGAAAGCCTTCAGGAAGTGACAATCTGGCTGAAATTCAGTTCATTCTGGCCCATAACAATCGCTTTAGCCTCACATTTTATACTGGCATTTACAGGCAGACTTCCGCATGATAAGAAAAAACGCAGAATAATCCTCACCGCATGCATATATGCCCCTGCTCTTATTCTCTCCATAATCGGAATATTTACAGAATGCCTCTTCACTGCCGGGTATGATCCTCTTGCAGGGTATATCTACCTCCCAACCCAGAACAATATAATCTGCCCGATAGAAATTTTTTATACCACGTTCATAATGCTCTGGGCGCTATATGTCGGCTTTATCTCCTGGAGACGTGCAGTGCCGGAGAAGACCCGCAGGCAGAACAGGCTTCTCTTTGCAGGCATTATTACTGTCGTATTCTTCGGAGCACTCTCCGGAGCAGTACTCCCCCTGTTCAGCATCCATACCCCAAACCTCGTCTTCTTTGGCCTCGTCATCTTCTCAATAATAATCATCTATACAATACAGCGTTACGGGCTTTTTACTTTAAGCCCGGAAACAGCCGTTCCTGAGATAATGAAAACGATGCCTGACGGCCTTATTCTTGCAGATCAGAACGGTATTATCGTTGCCGCAAATAAATCTGCCACAAAGATATTTCCATCCTTAAAAGAGCCGGCTGCCGGCAGATCTGTAAGCTCACTCATCACAGATGAAGAATACCTGACAATCAGTAATATCCTGGCAGAAAAGGGTGAAATATCCGACTTTGAGATCAGAATTACAGAAAAAAACCATCGGTATGTAAGCATAGCAGGTTCAGTTGTCCGGGACAGAAACAGCATACCGTCCGGAACTGTACTTATCATCAGGGATATTACGCACCGGAAAGCCTCAGAGACTGCTCTTCGGGTCGCAAATGACAAACTCTCCATGCTGTCAAGGCTTACCCGCCATGACATAGGCAACCTTGTAACTGCCCTCTCCGGCTACCTCTCAATTCTTGAGGGCAGAATCAAAAGTCCGGAAGAGAAGCATTACCTCTCACAGGCAACTGTTATTGTTGACAAAATTATGCTGCATCTTGAATTCTCACGCAAATATCAGGCGATAGGGTCAAAAAAACCCCAATGGGAAAAACTCAGACAGATTATAAATTCTGCAAAAGAGAGTCTGAAACAGGATAATATTGAGATCAATGTAAATATATCCGATATTGAGATGTATGCAGATCCTCTGCTGGAAAAAGTGGTGTACAACCTGCTTGAGAACGCTGTGAGGCATGGCGATAAGATAACAGAGATAACGATCACAACAGAAGAGCAGAAAGACGGCAGTCTGGTCCTGAAATTTGAAGATGACGGCACAGGCATACCTGAAGAAGAAAAGGAGAAGATTTTTTCATACGGCTATGGCAGAAACACCGGTTTTGGACTTGCATTTGCACGTGAACTATTATCTGTTACCGGGATCGGGATAACAGAGAGAGGTTTGTCTGGAAAAGGTGCGTCTTTTGAGATACAGGTACCCCCGGATGCATGGCGGAAAACCGGAGGATAA
- a CDS encoding phosphoadenosine phosphosulfate reductase domain-containing protein, producing the protein MKREPSAKNNLNWCKNCNIPLIGKTCSCGSEPKNIPLLRPYEIRPALSADYKLIKTLIEDKFGEIPLSQVILLNKTGGADRNDLIIMNGERLGWLIFDPVKREHRFDIAVEALPFIFSHITKGIIDIYTDTNYSKEQGRIGGKKLKLNSPVENGTYIVKYKAKAGTGIVKDGSIKIKELIQILPQEVPDPDWDEVIQKNKYHLKNLERSAVRSIKQHINDRPTANVSFSGGKDSTVVLHLGQKAGIKKAFFIDTGLEFPETIEFVESKDLDIIRKGGDFWKKTETDGPPSKDSRWCCKLLKLIPLNGYLSEIGPCVTVQGNRWYESWNRADLEETIENPGNPLQLNISPIRSWRAFEVFLYIWWQDLEVNPLYEKGLERIGCYLCPAMLESEYEVVRNLHPEFTESWDKFLTLWAEKNGFPDEYVKWGLWRWKSLPPKMKEICRDNGIPINYGNSTDTEPSDNRVKAGEPKLRRTHEPSRNLMPAGKKKNTEKSSVSKKEKTKRKNIR; encoded by the coding sequence GTGAAACGTGAGCCATCTGCCAAAAATAACCTAAACTGGTGTAAAAACTGCAATATCCCCCTGATTGGAAAAACCTGTTCATGCGGCAGTGAACCAAAAAATATACCCCTGCTCCGCCCATATGAAATCAGACCGGCCCTCTCAGCCGATTATAAACTGATTAAAACCCTGATAGAAGATAAATTCGGAGAGATACCATTATCACAGGTAATTCTCCTCAATAAAACCGGAGGAGCCGACCGTAACGATCTAATTATCATGAACGGGGAGAGACTTGGCTGGCTCATCTTCGACCCGGTAAAACGGGAACACAGATTTGATATCGCTGTAGAGGCCCTGCCATTTATATTCAGCCATATAACAAAAGGTATAATAGATATATATACAGATACCAATTACTCCAAAGAGCAGGGCAGAATAGGCGGAAAAAAACTAAAACTGAATTCTCCGGTTGAAAACGGGACATATATTGTAAAGTATAAGGCAAAGGCCGGAACCGGAATTGTAAAAGACGGCAGCATAAAAATTAAAGAGCTGATTCAGATTTTACCTCAGGAAGTCCCCGATCCTGACTGGGATGAAGTAATACAGAAGAATAAATATCATCTCAAAAACCTTGAACGCTCGGCTGTCAGAAGCATAAAACAGCATATTAACGACCGTCCGACTGCAAACGTCTCCTTCTCCGGAGGCAAGGACAGCACAGTAGTCCTCCATCTCGGTCAGAAAGCCGGCATAAAAAAAGCATTCTTCATAGATACAGGACTTGAATTTCCGGAGACAATAGAGTTCGTTGAATCAAAGGATCTGGATATAATCCGGAAAGGTGGTGATTTCTGGAAAAAGACAGAGACAGACGGCCCTCCGTCAAAGGACAGCAGATGGTGCTGCAAGCTGCTGAAGTTAATTCCCCTTAACGGATATCTCTCTGAGATCGGGCCCTGCGTTACAGTTCAGGGCAACCGCTGGTATGAATCGTGGAACAGGGCAGACCTTGAAGAAACAATTGAGAATCCGGGAAATCCGCTCCAGCTCAATATTTCACCAATTCGCAGCTGGAGAGCATTTGAGGTTTTTCTCTATATATGGTGGCAGGACCTCGAAGTAAATCCTTTGTATGAAAAAGGACTTGAGAGAATTGGCTGCTATCTCTGTCCGGCCATGCTTGAGAGCGAATATGAAGTGGTGCGTAATCTTCATCCGGAATTTACAGAAAGCTGGGATAAATTTCTTACCCTGTGGGCGGAGAAGAACGGATTTCCGGACGAATACGTAAAATGGGGGCTCTGGAGATGGAAATCACTGCCGCCGAAGATGAAGGAGATATGCAGGGATAACGGTATTCCAATAAACTATGGCAACTCCACGGATACAGAACCTTCAGATAACCGTGTAAAAGCCGGAGAGCCAAAACTCAGAAGGACACACGAACCTTCACGCAACTTAATGCCTGCCGGAAAGAAGAAAAATACTGAGAAATCTTCTGTAAGCAAAAAAGAGAAGACCAAAAGAAAAAACATCAGATAA
- a CDS encoding MATE family efflux transporter has product MTSSPSLSEKSDIHDIATKGVSVLTGDPKAAIRKLAGPMFIAMLLMTIYNIVDAFWVAGLGSDALAAVGFMTPVFMVLIGFGNGIGAGATSAISRRIGAKDKAGADLAASHSILIMLAVSVILTIVLVPNITAISLLLGAGDVAGLAADYGVVIFSGTVFVLFTNIVYGMLRAEGDTKRTMYAMAVSSVINMILDPVLIYYLDMGITGAALATVISIMFVTVILFYWIWIKKDTYVTISFKNFRLKAAVIKDILGVGIPASTEFFLMSFLVITLNGILVSVAGTDAVAIYTTGWRVVMFAIIPQIAIGTSLVAVAGAAYGAGLPGKLRIAYIYSLKLGFIIAVATSLLTWIFAPQITLMFTYSPESAHIAPGMIAFLQVMCFFYIFVPPGMMTCSMFQGVGKGMTSLFINFLRNLAFIAVIAWIFTYYLGMGQEGVWWGIVAGDVLGGVVALVWAMVYLRMLTRVEERISSESA; this is encoded by the coding sequence ATGACATCATCACCTTCACTATCAGAAAAATCTGATATTCATGATATTGCCACAAAAGGGGTATCAGTCTTAACAGGAGATCCAAAGGCTGCAATCAGGAAACTTGCCGGGCCTATGTTTATAGCAATGCTCCTGATGACAATCTACAACATTGTCGATGCTTTCTGGGTTGCAGGACTTGGAAGCGATGCCCTTGCTGCTGTCGGTTTTATGACCCCTGTTTTTATGGTCCTGATCGGTTTTGGTAATGGCATTGGGGCAGGTGCGACATCTGCAATATCAAGGAGGATTGGTGCAAAGGACAAGGCCGGTGCAGATCTTGCGGCATCACATTCGATTCTGATAATGCTTGCAGTTTCAGTAATTCTGACAATTGTCCTTGTCCCAAATATTACCGCCATATCACTGCTTCTTGGTGCAGGTGATGTTGCAGGACTTGCTGCGGATTATGGTGTTGTAATCTTCTCCGGAACGGTATTTGTCCTCTTCACAAATATCGTCTATGGAATGCTCCGTGCAGAAGGGGATACAAAGAGGACAATGTATGCAATGGCAGTATCATCTGTTATTAACATGATCCTTGACCCGGTTCTGATCTACTATCTGGATATGGGTATAACCGGTGCAGCTCTCGCAACCGTAATTTCGATTATGTTTGTGACAGTAATCCTCTTCTACTGGATCTGGATTAAGAAGGATACATATGTTACAATCTCCTTTAAAAATTTCCGCCTAAAAGCAGCGGTGATTAAGGATATCCTTGGGGTCGGAATTCCGGCAAGCACCGAGTTTTTCCTGATGTCATTTCTTGTTATCACACTAAACGGCATACTTGTCTCGGTTGCAGGCACAGATGCGGTTGCGATATACACCACCGGATGGAGGGTTGTTATGTTTGCGATAATCCCGCAGATTGCCATAGGGACATCTCTCGTTGCGGTTGCAGGAGCGGCTTATGGTGCAGGTCTTCCTGGAAAACTCCGTATTGCCTATATTTACAGCTTAAAGCTCGGCTTTATAATTGCCGTGGCGACAAGTCTGCTCACATGGATTTTTGCACCGCAGATTACACTTATGTTTACATATTCTCCTGAGAGTGCCCATATAGCACCCGGCATGATCGCCTTTTTGCAGGTTATGTGCTTCTTTTATATCTTTGTCCCGCCCGGAATGATGACCTGCTCTATGTTTCAGGGTGTCGGAAAGGGTATGACATCTCTGTTCATCAACTTCCTGAGAAATCTGGCGTTTATTGCAGTAATTGCCTGGATATTTACATATTATCTTGGAATGGGACAGGAAGGAGTCTGGTGGGGCATTGTTGCCGGAGATGTGCTTGGCGGAGTTGTGGCTCTCGTCTGGGCTATGGTCTATCTCAGAATGCTTACCCGTGTTGAGGAGAGGATCAGCTCAGAATCTGCCTGA